The Nothobranchius furzeri strain GRZ-AD chromosome 8, NfurGRZ-RIMD1, whole genome shotgun sequence genome includes a region encoding these proteins:
- the LOC107392630 gene encoding LOW QUALITY PROTEIN: protein brambleberry (The sequence of the model RefSeq protein was modified relative to this genomic sequence to represent the inferred CDS: inserted 2 bases in 2 codons; deleted 3 bases in 2 codons; substituted 2 bases at 2 genomic stop codons), translated as MGRHPIQLPHLLLTVWMLACPPASGLFEWLRNPQPPPAAAPPPVAPARQLSPIRLSFLTLEFRFSSGFPAVEASRRRKLSVELFNCQAEIEGRRTFPCTEEMSIAECTSDMNPDTWNAXLIVSKRARSVCYVTRQQLFLRRAELTVNTLISTATSQLEAMKGLKGGQLKDQTAASLDKLVEGHGALQAQQGKLHKGQEQMEXLTEENALIASGQHLVAQLIXGITKRMENVSEHLQEQSSEVQDGHEAIANDLADVRLHARDIYQQLGILPALCMSEVLQHQDQTSRHYAEPMNELEHMNSTPGVLLHYLDNMQAKVEERLHTIQGYLSWTGGKMTSVQNRGKPMTAAPLHCIIIIIIIIIHHRATQGDGTIIRTLVSTILHTSEVNLQMRFPVRKTMFDNDVKNGATEQDSSHDGFLSGSSLSYFISFSRRTSTFSFLWQRLSESKFVPIFGSLDDSTPRLRPLAVFSQAMIDDVPLKNLGRVSDVLNKQRSTSPAPSLMSNSCSLSGXQLCNGITKTGKACRKRAVPGQEFRRVHS; from the exons ATGGGCCGCCACCCGATCCAGCTCCCACACCTTCTGCTCACTGTCTGGATGCTGGCCTGTCCTCCAGCCAGTGGGTTGTTTGAGTGGCTGAGGAACCCACAacctcctcctgcagcagcacctCCTCCTGTTGCTCCAGCACGTCAGCTCAGCCC TATCAGGCTTTCTTTTCTCACTCTTGAGTTTCGCTTCTCTTCAGGTTTCCCAGCTGTGGAAGCCTCTCGGAGGAGAAAGCTCAGTGTGGAGTTGTTCAACTGCCAGGCAGAGATCGAGGGGCGCCGGACGTTCCCGTGTACAGAGGAAATG AGCATCGCGGAGTGCACGTCTGACATGAATCCAGACACATGGAACGCCTAACTCATAGTGAGTAAGCGAGCTCGCTCGGTGTGCTACGTGACCCGTCAGCAGCTCTTTCTGCGCCGAGCAGAGCTCACGGTCAACACCCTCATCTCCACGGCGACCAGCCAGCTGGAGGCAATGAAAGGCCTGAAG GGGGGACAGCTGAAGGACCAGACTGCAGCCTCTCTAGACAAGCTGGTGGAGGGCCATGGCGCCCTGCAGGCCCAGCAGGGGAAGCTGCACAAGGGCCAGGAGCAGATGG CCCTCACTGAGGAAAATGCCCTCATCGCTTCTGGACAGCATCTGGTTGCTCAACTCA CAGGCATCACTAAGCGAATGG AGAATGTGAGTGAACATCTGCAGGAGCAAAGCTCTGAGGTGCAGGACGGCCACGAGGCGATCGCCAACGACCTCGCAGACGTTCGACTCCACGCTCGGGACATTTACCAACAACTTGGTATTTTACCTGCCTT ATGCATGTCGGAGGTCCTGCAGCACCAGGACCAGACCTCCCGGCACTATGCTGAGCCGATGAACGAACTGGAGCACATGAACAGCACACCGGGAGTCCTGCTGCACTACCTGGACAACATGCAGGCAAAGGTTGAGGAGAGACTTCACACGATCCAGGGCTACTTGAGCTGGACAGGTGGGAAgatg ACAAGCGTCCAGAACCGAGGAAAGCCCATGACCGCGGCGCCACTTcattgcatcatcatcatcatcatcatcatcatacatCATAGAGCCACACAAGGAGACGGTACCATCATCAGGACACTTGTATCCACAATCCTCCACACTTCAGAGGTGAATCTGCAGATGCGATTCCCAGTTAGGAAAACCATGTTTGATAA CGACGTGAAGAATGGCGCCACCGAGCAAGACTCGAGTCATGACGGTTTTTTATCAGGTTCAAGTCTCTCATACTTCATCTCCTTTTCTAGACGTACCTCTACGTTTTCATTTTTGTGGCAGAGACTGTCAGAATCCAAGTTTGTACCCATATTTGGATCCCTGGATGACTCCACCCCCAGGCTGAGACCTCTGGCTGTCTTCTCACAG GCTATGATTGATGACGTCCCGCTGAAAAACCTGGGAAGAGTTTCTGATGTCCTGAACAAA CAGAGGAGCACAAGCCCCGCCCCATCACTGATGAGTAACAG CTGCTCCCTGTCGGGCTGACAGCTGTGTAACGGAATCACAAAAACGGGA AAAGCCTGTAGGAAGAGAGCGGTTCCGGGTCAGGAGTTCCGCAGAGTCCACTCCTAA